From the genome of Colwellia psychrerythraea 34H, one region includes:
- a CDS encoding LysR family transcriptional regulator: protein MKLSNLDDLHLFVSLVEAGSFTAAAKDLGIAKSKLSRRLVLLEKKLGCELLLRTTRKQELTDSGRLLFCASKEHIDALTKVEEELSSSLHQPQGKLNILLPLEFFNQIISTLIGDFLSRYPKIHLHCQHYSGSVPEFDPKFDLCFVLHEQALPTTNWIAKELLSFPQSIYYSPTMSSKLASKLLQEKATKPEQLSQHDCILEEEGQPWHFRNGDKIEQVNVNGRVVLSSPEMRLRAAEQGLGLCKLPDYVLKNSVLKNRVLKDNSQAQSLQRLSLSHESVAQRLSVLYQNRHVASKTRTFLDYFQSHVGQLL from the coding sequence ATGAAATTGAGCAATTTAGATGATTTGCATTTATTTGTTAGTTTAGTCGAAGCGGGATCTTTTACCGCAGCAGCAAAAGATCTAGGTATAGCAAAGTCTAAGTTAAGTCGGCGTTTAGTGTTGCTAGAGAAAAAACTAGGCTGTGAGCTTCTTCTACGTACTACGCGAAAGCAAGAGCTTACCGATAGTGGTCGATTACTTTTTTGTGCCAGCAAAGAGCATATAGATGCCTTAACTAAGGTAGAGGAGGAGCTTTCTTCATCACTACATCAGCCCCAAGGTAAGCTGAATATTTTATTACCCTTAGAGTTTTTTAATCAAATTATAAGTACGTTAATTGGTGATTTTTTAAGTCGCTATCCTAAAATTCACTTACATTGTCAGCATTACTCAGGATCAGTGCCTGAATTTGATCCCAAGTTTGATCTTTGTTTTGTCTTGCATGAACAAGCGTTGCCAACAACAAACTGGATTGCTAAAGAGTTGTTGAGTTTTCCACAATCTATTTATTATTCACCGACAATGTCGTCGAAGCTAGCAAGTAAGTTGCTTCAAGAAAAAGCAACTAAACCAGAACAACTTAGCCAGCATGACTGCATATTAGAAGAGGAAGGTCAGCCGTGGCACTTTCGTAATGGTGATAAAATTGAGCAAGTTAATGTTAACGGCAGAGTGGTACTGTCTAGTCCAGAAATGCGTCTTCGTGCGGCGGAGCAGGGCTTAGGTCTGTGTAAATTACCGGACTATGTTTTAAAAAATAGTGTGCTAAAAAACAGAGTATTAAAGGACAATTCACAAGCGCAATCACTTCAACGACTATCGCTAAGCCATGAGAGTGTTGCACAGCGTTTGAGTGTGCTTTATCAAAATCGCCATGTTGCCAGTAAAACCAGAACATTTTTAGACTACTTTCAAAGTCATGTAGGGCAATTATTGTGA
- a CDS encoding tetratricopeptide repeat-containing sulfotransferase family protein has protein sequence MSSTIKVLHQQAQQALNQGLYQQAHQHLISILQQDKYFADAYFLLAMIASAHHNLAKAIELIKQANSLAPNNPEYLSQLAKHYALENNHVEALYFAELAAKLIAQLTVQSSLTLDTLGVAYSQMGLHEKAVKFFKKSVAINDRNPNYFFNLGASLKFIGDFEGARKAYKKTISMAPNYYKAHSALTGLGGISEDYNHIPLLERLFKQTQHADDRLHIGHALAREYEALEDFDKAFYYLETAKKFKLEQLKYNIDEDKTLFKSLASHFKDSKYSLSQGFETDEAIFVVGMPRSGTTLVERIISQHTDVTSAGELQHFGLLVKKMTKTTSNRVIDAETVTATKDINFKALGKAYIESTRAITGKTARFVDKMPLNVLYVGFILQALPKAKIICLDRNPLDTIVSNFRQLFSVNQSYYSYAYDLQTTTEFYLLFKQLAELWLALFPDNFYLINYEKLVNDPINEAKQLIEFCDLSWQEQCVDIHQNSAPVATASALQVRSPINNRSVDNWKKYDAYLDGVKKSLATKVDT, from the coding sequence ATGTCTAGCACAATAAAAGTATTACACCAGCAAGCACAACAAGCCTTAAATCAAGGTTTGTATCAACAGGCACACCAACATTTAATTTCAATTTTACAGCAAGATAAGTATTTTGCTGACGCCTATTTTTTATTAGCTATGATTGCCAGTGCCCATCATAATTTGGCAAAAGCAATTGAATTAATTAAACAAGCTAATAGTCTTGCTCCTAATAACCCTGAGTATTTATCACAACTTGCCAAACATTATGCGCTCGAAAATAATCATGTTGAAGCACTGTACTTTGCAGAACTTGCCGCTAAGTTAATTGCTCAATTAACGGTTCAATCCTCACTAACCTTAGATACGCTTGGCGTAGCGTATAGTCAAATGGGATTGCATGAAAAAGCCGTTAAATTTTTTAAAAAATCAGTCGCTATTAATGACAGAAATCCAAATTACTTTTTTAATTTAGGTGCTTCATTAAAATTCATTGGTGACTTTGAGGGGGCTAGAAAAGCCTATAAAAAAACTATTTCAATGGCGCCCAATTATTACAAAGCACATTCAGCATTGACGGGTTTAGGCGGAATATCAGAAGACTACAATCATATTCCTCTACTTGAGCGATTATTTAAGCAAACGCAACATGCGGACGACAGGTTACATATAGGCCACGCTCTAGCACGTGAATATGAAGCCTTAGAAGATTTTGACAAAGCATTTTACTACTTGGAAACAGCTAAAAAATTCAAACTTGAACAATTGAAGTACAACATTGATGAAGACAAAACGCTGTTCAAGAGTCTTGCAAGCCACTTTAAAGACAGCAAGTATTCCCTATCTCAAGGCTTCGAAACAGATGAAGCAATATTTGTCGTGGGCATGCCAAGATCAGGTACCACCTTGGTTGAACGAATCATTTCACAACATACTGACGTAACTAGTGCAGGGGAGTTGCAACACTTTGGTTTATTAGTTAAAAAGATGACTAAAACCACTAGTAATCGTGTGATCGATGCAGAGACGGTAACAGCAACAAAAGATATAAATTTTAAAGCGTTAGGTAAAGCGTATATTGAAAGTACGAGAGCGATAACGGGTAAAACAGCAAGGTTTGTCGATAAGATGCCATTAAATGTACTTTATGTTGGTTTTATCCTACAAGCATTACCCAAGGCAAAAATCATCTGCTTGGATAGAAACCCATTGGACACTATTGTGAGTAATTTCAGACAGCTTTTTTCTGTTAATCAATCGTACTACAGTTATGCGTATGATCTGCAAACTACGACAGAATTCTATTTGTTATTCAAACAACTCGCGGAATTGTGGTTAGCACTTTTTCCTGACAATTTTTATTTAATTAATTATGAGAAATTGGTTAACGATCCTATCAATGAAGCTAAGCAGCTTATTGAGTTTTGTGATCTTTCTTGGCAAGAACAATGTGTTGATATTCATCAAAACTCAGCACCCGTTGCGACTGCTAGCGCGCTACAAGTACGTAGTCCTATTAATAATCGTTCAGTAGATAACTGGAAAAAATACGATGCTTATCTTGATGGTGTAAAAAAGAGTTTAGCCACTAAGGTCGATACTTAA
- the ung gene encoding uracil-DNA glycosylase, translating into MIKPQWQQLIAGEAKQSYFKNLVKEVATQRASEISIYPAEGDVFNAFNHVDLAEIKVVILGQDPYHGKDQAHGLAFSVQEGIKVPPSLVNIYKELATDVEGFEIPKHGCLTHWAEQGVLLLNTVLTVQQANAHSHAKLGWETFTEQAINALNEHNDGCVFILWGAHAHKKGKNINQEKHLVLAGPHPSPLSAYRGFFGCKHFSQANAWLAKHEVNQVDWHLPLEA; encoded by the coding sequence ATGATAAAACCCCAATGGCAGCAGTTAATTGCTGGTGAAGCGAAGCAAAGCTACTTTAAAAACTTAGTCAAAGAAGTCGCAACGCAAAGAGCATCGGAGATTTCAATTTATCCAGCAGAAGGTGATGTGTTTAATGCTTTTAACCACGTTGATTTAGCAGAGATAAAAGTTGTCATTCTTGGGCAAGATCCTTATCACGGAAAAGATCAAGCACATGGTTTAGCTTTTTCAGTGCAGGAGGGCATCAAGGTACCGCCATCACTTGTTAATATTTATAAAGAACTGGCGACCGATGTTGAAGGCTTTGAAATACCAAAGCATGGCTGTTTAACACATTGGGCAGAGCAAGGAGTACTGTTGTTAAATACGGTATTAACAGTGCAGCAAGCCAATGCGCATTCTCACGCTAAGCTGGGTTGGGAGACTTTTACCGAGCAAGCTATTAACGCGTTAAATGAGCACAATGATGGTTGTGTTTTTATTTTATGGGGAGCACATGCACATAAGAAAGGTAAAAATATTAACCAAGAAAAACATTTAGTTTTAGCGGGTCCACATCCGTCGCCATTGTCTGCTTACAGAGGTTTTTTTGGCTGTAAACATTTCTCTCAAGCTAATGCTTGGTTAGCTAAACACGAGGTTAATCAAGTTGATTGGCATTTACCTTTGGAGGCTTAG
- the trxA gene encoding thioredoxin yields MSTETMIKVEEILAEQFYQEVEQASGKVLIDFYAPWCAPCKMLAPVVEQIAQEHEDIKVIKINADNSQELMAEFGIRGIPTLLLMNKGELVATQVGAASVSQVTKFVQQ; encoded by the coding sequence ATGAGCACAGAAACAATGATTAAAGTTGAAGAGATTTTAGCCGAACAATTTTATCAAGAAGTAGAACAAGCCTCAGGCAAGGTATTAATCGATTTTTATGCTCCGTGGTGTGCACCATGTAAAATGCTAGCACCTGTTGTTGAGCAAATAGCACAAGAACATGAAGACATTAAAGTTATAAAAATCAACGCTGATAACAGTCAAGAATTGATGGCTGAGTTTGGTATTCGAGGTATTCCTACATTGCTTTTAATGAACAAAGGAGAGTTAGTCGCTACACAAGTTGGAGCCGCTTCTGTCAGCCAAGTGACAAAGTTCGTTCAACAGTAA
- a CDS encoding GNAT family N-acetyltransferase produces the protein MTLKKDTIKYLPLTAKYFSQVITLANSVHGDGYLDDEKIVEWTNKGIVNNINCSFVALLDDQVIGFRSTYSANQWQIDQWCSPDLWQVDSQHCCYFKCNTVDEKYRGLGIGKQLLQLAIKAAQHQGAQAGISHLWKQSPNNSAVSYFSKCGGKLIKSHPDKWNEESKQGYNCILCGHDCHCEAAEMIIHF, from the coding sequence ATGACACTTAAAAAAGACACCATTAAATATTTGCCGCTAACAGCAAAATATTTTTCACAAGTTATTACACTCGCTAATTCGGTTCATGGCGATGGTTATTTAGATGATGAGAAAATTGTTGAGTGGACCAATAAAGGCATAGTGAATAACATTAACTGTAGTTTTGTTGCTCTGCTTGATGACCAAGTTATCGGCTTTCGAAGTACTTATTCAGCCAATCAATGGCAAATAGATCAATGGTGCAGTCCAGACTTATGGCAAGTAGATAGCCAGCATTGCTGTTATTTCAAATGTAATACCGTTGATGAAAAATACCGTGGATTAGGCATTGGTAAACAACTATTACAACTCGCTATAAAAGCTGCACAGCATCAAGGCGCTCAAGCGGGTATAAGTCATTTATGGAAACAGAGTCCTAATAATAGCGCCGTGTCATATTTCAGTAAATGTGGTGGAAAATTAATAAAATCACACCCTGACAAGTGGAATGAAGAGAGTAAGCAAGGCTATAACTGCATTTTATGTGGGCATGATTGTCATTGTGAAGCTGCCGAAATGATTATTCATTTTTGA
- a CDS encoding alpha/beta hydrolase: MSATSLERITIEPETPATSCVIWLHGLGDSGAGFAPIVPIFSLPENHGIRFIFPHAPEQAVTINQGYVMRSWYDIKSLDLHNRADMDGVLASEKKVQALIQEQIDSGIAAKNIVLAGFSQGGVLSLFTGLRFGQSLAGILALSCYLPTSDTLPELCHSANAATPILQNHGERDDVVPMSAGKMANTLLTAADYDVTWKSYAMDHSVLPDQLRDISAWLQARLLGHQIPI, translated from the coding sequence ATGTCAGCAACATCACTTGAACGAATTACCATAGAACCTGAAACTCCAGCAACTTCCTGTGTCATCTGGTTACATGGTTTGGGAGACTCAGGTGCCGGCTTTGCACCTATTGTCCCTATATTTTCTTTACCAGAAAATCACGGTATACGCTTTATTTTCCCTCATGCACCTGAGCAAGCCGTAACCATTAACCAAGGTTATGTTATGCGATCTTGGTATGATATCAAAAGCCTAGATTTACATAACCGTGCTGATATGGACGGTGTTTTAGCCTCTGAAAAAAAGGTGCAGGCGTTAATCCAAGAACAAATTGATTCGGGTATAGCTGCTAAAAATATCGTATTAGCTGGTTTTAGCCAAGGTGGTGTTTTGAGTTTATTTACGGGTTTACGTTTTGGGCAAAGCTTAGCGGGTATCTTGGCATTATCTTGTTATTTACCAACATCAGATACTTTACCAGAGCTATGTCATAGTGCTAATGCAGCGACGCCTATTTTACAAAATCATGGTGAGCGAGATGATGTCGTGCCAATGAGTGCAGGTAAAATGGCAAATACCTTATTAACAGCGGCTGATTATGATGTGACTTGGAAAAGTTATGCAATGGATCATTCGGTGTTACCAGATCAGCTAAGGGATATTTCTGCTTGGTTACAAGCGAGGTTGCTAGGTCATCAAATCCCTATTTAG
- a CDS encoding NnrS family protein encodes MMQITDLKTEQKIPPLLRLGFRPFFLSGALFSIFAITLWLLMYKGTISLSPLGGGYWWHIHEMIFGFGGAIIAGFLLTAVQNWTGVRGAQGNTLLALFLLWLAGRTLLVVPDLLGSSLSSLIDLLFLPTVAYVLAKPIIAMKQYRNLFFVPLLALFTIANLEMHLAIHYPTTFNSVYSGYAGVMLVTFLMSVMAGRVAPMFTANGTKTEKAAPLPWLDKAANGSLAIAMFSLLLEPIVGFSATFFGVLLIIASVFQTMRWVRWRPWITLHVPLLWSIHGAMKFICFGLFVLGASYLIPEVPSNHVWHLLTIGGIGGMILAMISRVSLGHTGRPLTPPKSMTLAYILINLAALVRSFGPWAVPEKTLLFIDISGGFWIIAFVIFIAGYGPMLINARKDGRPG; translated from the coding sequence ATGATGCAAATCACCGACTTAAAAACAGAACAAAAAATCCCACCGCTTTTACGCTTAGGTTTTAGACCTTTTTTTCTAAGCGGGGCGTTATTTAGCATTTTCGCCATTACGCTTTGGCTATTAATGTATAAGGGAACAATTAGCTTATCACCTTTGGGCGGTGGTTATTGGTGGCACATTCATGAGATGATTTTTGGTTTTGGCGGCGCTATTATTGCAGGTTTTTTATTAACTGCTGTACAAAACTGGACTGGCGTTAGAGGCGCTCAAGGCAATACATTACTCGCTTTGTTCTTGCTCTGGTTAGCGGGTCGCACTTTGCTAGTCGTGCCTGATTTACTTGGTTCATCACTAAGCAGTTTAATTGACCTACTTTTTCTACCAACTGTTGCGTATGTCTTAGCTAAACCAATTATTGCTATGAAGCAATACCGTAATTTGTTCTTCGTACCGCTTCTCGCTTTATTCACCATCGCTAATTTAGAGATGCACTTAGCAATACATTACCCTACAACATTCAATAGCGTATATTCTGGTTATGCGGGCGTTATGTTAGTGACCTTTTTAATGTCAGTAATGGCTGGTCGTGTTGCGCCTATGTTTACAGCCAATGGCACAAAAACCGAGAAAGCAGCGCCACTACCTTGGTTAGATAAAGCCGCCAATGGAAGTTTAGCTATTGCTATGTTCAGTCTCCTACTAGAACCGATAGTGGGTTTTTCGGCAACATTCTTCGGCGTATTACTTATCATTGCTAGCGTATTTCAAACGATGCGCTGGGTAAGATGGCGTCCTTGGATAACGTTACATGTTCCTCTTTTATGGTCTATTCACGGCGCTATGAAATTTATCTGCTTCGGTTTATTCGTACTTGGTGCAAGTTATTTAATACCTGAAGTACCAAGTAATCATGTTTGGCACTTACTGACTATTGGCGGTATTGGCGGTATGATTTTAGCCATGATTTCGCGTGTGTCTTTAGGTCATACAGGGCGTCCATTAACACCACCAAAATCAATGACCCTTGCCTATATATTAATTAACTTAGCTGCACTGGTACGTTCTTTTGGCCCTTGGGCTGTTCCTGAAAAAACGTTATTATTTATTGATATCAGTGGTGGGTTTTGGATTATTGCTTTTGTTATCTTTATTGCGGGTTACGGTCCTATGTTAATAAACGCAAGAAAAGATGGTCGACCTGGATAG
- a CDS encoding TonB-dependent receptor: MKVKKSQVFKKSTLCLALSSALALPVNSYAEESAADGIERIQVTASRRASTVQEAPLNITALDGDVMKDQNITQLSDVARWVPGLSVADQGGRTGSPIIVRGLNTNSSGPDSDAGTVATYIGEIPLVVDMKLIDVERVEVLIGPQGTLYGAGTLGGAIRYLPNKPILDETSGSLYGDFFTLSESDDTGGEAGFVFNTPLIDDELAVRFAVNYLDEPGYIDYNYVVREGGVSLPDPDWSDTDAVDSNLRQVADANFEQTTTAKAMIRWQPNDIFDATLSYFYQKQEIGGRSIVHHNSLSETNPLSTVIGEYESGYRYQEPREKEDTLLSLEMTVDLGFAELTSATGYSEFEALGQRDQTDLLIRLDYSYEEFPGFSAFTREVDEAENFTQEIRLVSTGDSAFSWIVGAYYNKFESFNDSREFTPGFDQYAVDNFGAEQLRPDSLEYVSVDKAEITESALFGEITYSVTDKLTLMLGARFYQYDVVAQSDADLPLLNTIYDASYDPTFIDIELMESKADDDGSLFKVNASYQFSDDVMGYATISEGFRIGGSNGIAACDEDIGQQQSVCAQPDELLYEPDTTTNYELGFKSTWFSNQLHFNAALFMVEWDNAQIEGATEVGQQPYTSNAGEAEASGVEISSRAMLTDSLIAYATYAYTKAELTSDDVPDIGFSGDRLPGSPEQQFSLGATYSTEVFGGTGLDVNYGLTYQSDVYSKVGLRNNGEALPGYALSNMSARFSEDAWSVTLYVDNMFDKYAYSSVRRDVGDITTANDPAIQRNYGHYLITPRKVGVRFDYLFDL, from the coding sequence ATGAAAGTAAAAAAATCGCAGGTATTTAAAAAGTCTACACTATGCTTAGCATTGAGCTCTGCACTGGCTTTACCGGTAAATAGTTATGCAGAAGAGTCTGCAGCGGATGGTATAGAGCGTATCCAAGTGACGGCCTCTCGTCGAGCATCCACCGTGCAAGAGGCGCCTTTAAATATCACGGCACTGGATGGTGATGTGATGAAAGATCAAAATATAACTCAGTTATCTGATGTTGCTCGTTGGGTGCCAGGCTTAAGTGTTGCTGATCAAGGTGGTCGTACAGGTTCTCCAATTATTGTTCGTGGTTTAAATACCAATTCTTCCGGTCCTGATTCTGATGCAGGTACTGTTGCCACATACATTGGCGAAATTCCCCTTGTTGTCGATATGAAACTTATTGATGTTGAACGTGTCGAGGTTTTAATTGGTCCACAAGGCACTTTATATGGCGCGGGCACGCTTGGCGGCGCTATCCGTTATTTACCCAATAAGCCGATACTAGACGAAACATCAGGCTCACTTTATGGTGATTTTTTTACCTTATCTGAAAGTGATGATACCGGTGGGGAAGCTGGTTTTGTGTTTAATACGCCACTTATTGACGATGAATTAGCAGTACGTTTTGCCGTTAATTATTTGGATGAACCTGGCTATATTGATTACAATTATGTGGTTCGAGAAGGTGGCGTGTCATTACCTGACCCTGATTGGTCAGATACTGATGCCGTTGACAGTAACTTGAGACAAGTGGCAGACGCTAATTTTGAGCAAACAACGACGGCAAAAGCGATGATTCGCTGGCAACCCAATGATATTTTCGATGCAACCTTGTCTTACTTTTATCAAAAACAAGAAATTGGTGGCCGTTCGATCGTTCATCACAATAGTTTAAGTGAAACGAATCCTTTATCTACTGTGATAGGTGAATATGAATCAGGTTATCGTTACCAAGAGCCAAGAGAAAAAGAAGATACTTTACTTAGTTTAGAAATGACTGTTGATTTAGGTTTTGCGGAGCTGACTTCTGCAACCGGTTATTCAGAATTTGAAGCCCTTGGCCAGCGCGATCAAACCGATTTATTGATTCGTTTAGATTATAGCTATGAAGAATTCCCAGGCTTCTCTGCGTTTACGCGAGAAGTTGATGAAGCTGAAAATTTCACCCAAGAAATTCGTTTAGTCTCTACGGGAGATTCAGCATTCTCTTGGATAGTTGGTGCTTATTATAATAAATTTGAAAGCTTTAACGATAGTCGTGAGTTCACACCGGGTTTTGATCAATACGCGGTTGATAACTTTGGAGCAGAGCAGTTACGTCCTGACTCTCTGGAATATGTCTCTGTGGATAAAGCAGAAATTACTGAGTCGGCACTTTTTGGTGAAATTACCTATAGCGTAACGGATAAGTTAACTCTGATGTTGGGAGCACGCTTCTATCAATATGATGTCGTCGCTCAATCTGATGCGGATTTACCTTTGTTAAACACGATTTATGATGCGAGTTATGATCCAACCTTCATTGATATAGAACTAATGGAGTCGAAAGCTGATGATGATGGCAGCCTATTTAAAGTTAATGCCAGTTATCAATTCAGTGATGATGTCATGGGGTACGCCACGATAAGTGAAGGCTTTCGAATTGGTGGCTCAAATGGAATCGCCGCTTGTGATGAAGATATTGGACAGCAGCAAAGCGTTTGTGCTCAACCTGATGAATTATTGTATGAGCCAGATACCACCACAAACTACGAGTTAGGCTTTAAGAGCACTTGGTTCAGTAACCAATTACACTTTAATGCCGCACTCTTTATGGTGGAGTGGGACAATGCTCAAATTGAGGGAGCAACGGAAGTTGGTCAACAACCTTATACCTCTAATGCGGGTGAAGCTGAAGCGTCAGGGGTTGAAATATCAAGTAGAGCGATGTTGACGGATAGTCTTATTGCTTATGCAACTTATGCTTATACTAAGGCAGAATTGACCAGTGATGATGTTCCTGATATTGGTTTTTCAGGAGATCGCTTACCCGGTTCACCAGAGCAACAATTTTCATTAGGTGCAACCTATTCAACTGAAGTTTTTGGTGGTACAGGTTTAGATGTTAACTATGGTTTAACCTATCAAAGTGATGTTTATTCTAAAGTTGGACTACGAAATAATGGCGAAGCATTACCTGGTTATGCGTTAAGTAATATGTCGGCACGATTCTCTGAAGATGCTTGGTCGGTGACCTTATACGTAGATAACATGTTTGATAAGTATGCCTACAGCTCTGTACGCCGCGATGTTGGTGATATAACTACTGCAAACGACCCCGCAATTCAGCGTAATTATGGCCACTACCTAATTACGCCACGTAAAGTTGGCGTGCGTTTTGATTACTTATTTGACCTATAA
- a CDS encoding tetratricopeptide repeat protein has translation MDRVKKRNGVDNTVKAAIRLRPDNGWFNSQYFTVANVLKIVVFITLCFFIYQKSTQSQQEKDDSLLYLASPKVDDIYFLDFRILSDNLRPNEKYRIAKVVDITGDVVTLLYGNIFYLRQQSLKDSIRYGQLRYKDYFESKRYDLSLMQIKTMHDSGAIYMVKRPDKNMLFGNYVNDPKTELSTNLYIPGKRENLAGLSLLKSDYLEDNVEQAFERFSSSGQLGFAPGQVNLGQMYLNGNYIDKDLTQALYWFKQAALQSDKAGVLKYVIVCRQVSYCQEGDFYQELLDAGVNIKVREIDFTLSANEIG, from the coding sequence ATGGACAGGGTAAAAAAAAGAAACGGTGTGGATAATACCGTGAAGGCAGCAATAAGGCTGAGGCCAGATAATGGCTGGTTTAACAGCCAATATTTTACTGTTGCTAACGTGCTGAAAATCGTAGTTTTTATAACACTATGTTTTTTTATCTATCAAAAATCTACCCAGTCTCAACAAGAAAAGGATGATAGTTTACTCTACCTCGCCAGCCCTAAAGTAGATGACATTTACTTTTTAGATTTCAGAATTCTCAGTGATAACCTTAGACCAAATGAAAAATATAGAATTGCCAAAGTAGTCGATATTACCGGTGATGTGGTAACACTACTTTATGGCAACATCTTTTACCTGCGCCAACAATCGCTAAAAGATAGCATTCGTTATGGTCAGTTAAGGTATAAAGATTATTTTGAATCTAAGCGTTATGACTTATCGTTAATGCAGATAAAGACAATGCATGACTCTGGCGCTATTTATATGGTCAAACGTCCAGATAAAAATATGCTGTTCGGGAATTATGTTAATGATCCTAAAACGGAACTAAGTACTAATTTGTATATTCCAGGTAAGCGTGAAAACCTCGCAGGTCTAAGTTTGCTAAAATCTGACTACCTTGAAGATAATGTAGAACAAGCTTTTGAGCGTTTTAGTAGTTCAGGCCAGTTAGGTTTTGCACCAGGGCAAGTAAATCTAGGGCAAATGTACTTGAATGGTAATTATATTGATAAGGATCTCACTCAAGCGCTGTATTGGTTTAAACAAGCAGCACTTCAAAGTGATAAAGCAGGCGTGCTTAAGTACGTTATTGTTTGTCGGCAGGTTAGTTATTGCCAAGAGGGTGACTTTTACCAAGAGTTATTAGATGCTGGCGTAAATATAAAAGTGAGAGAAATCGACTTTACCTTATCAGCCAATGAAATAGGTTAA
- a CDS encoding D-2-hydroxyacid dehydrogenase, with translation MRAVFLDEQTFSSTIDFSVIEQQVSQLVCYANTSPNEVIKRCLDADIIITNKVQLTAEMLSALPNVKLICISATGYNNVDIEAARHLDIAVTNVSGYAGQSVAQYVFAQLLEYYQQTSHHNSNTEQGLWSRNDTFCYHGNSISELAGKTLGIIGYGSLGKAVVDIAQAFNMKVLISERPQASTIRAERVSFEQVIEEADIISLHCPQTPETENFINESVLARMKNTAVLVNTARGALIDEPALLDALKTKEIAYAILDVLSQEPPPADHILLNNKLSNLKITAHIAWASSEAQQRLIDLLSQNIIAFTQGEQLNRLT, from the coding sequence ATGCGTGCAGTATTTTTAGATGAACAAACCTTCAGTTCTACCATTGATTTTTCTGTCATTGAACAACAGGTAAGCCAGTTAGTTTGTTATGCCAATACATCACCTAATGAGGTTATAAAGCGCTGCCTAGATGCAGATATTATTATTACCAATAAGGTACAGTTAACGGCAGAAATGCTATCTGCCTTACCAAACGTAAAGCTCATCTGTATCAGCGCAACGGGTTATAACAATGTAGATATTGAAGCTGCTCGTCACTTAGATATTGCCGTAACGAATGTTAGCGGTTACGCAGGGCAATCTGTTGCACAATATGTTTTTGCCCAATTACTCGAGTATTATCAACAAACGAGTCACCATAATAGCAACACGGAACAAGGTTTATGGTCAAGAAATGATACTTTTTGCTATCACGGTAATAGCATCAGCGAATTAGCAGGAAAAACACTCGGTATTATTGGTTACGGAAGTTTAGGTAAAGCTGTTGTTGATATAGCACAGGCTTTCAATATGAAAGTGCTCATTAGTGAACGCCCTCAGGCCAGCACTATTCGCGCAGAGCGAGTTTCTTTTGAACAGGTTATTGAAGAGGCTGATATTATCAGTTTACATTGCCCACAAACCCCTGAAACTGAAAACTTCATTAATGAAAGTGTACTAGCTCGCATGAAAAATACTGCCGTATTAGTTAATACTGCTCGAGGTGCATTAATTGATGAACCTGCGTTATTGGATGCTTTAAAAACAAAAGAAATTGCCTATGCTATTTTAGATGTATTATCACAAGAGCCGCCTCCAGCTGATCACATACTACTTAATAACAAGCTTTCTAATTTAAAAATAACCGCACATATCGCTTGGGCTAGCAGTGAAGCTCAACAGCGTTTGATTGATTTATTAAGCCAAAATATTATTGCCTTTACCCAAGGCGAACAATTAAATCGTTTAACTTGA